From Cyanobium sp. AMD-g, one genomic window encodes:
- the prmC gene encoding peptide chain release factor N(5)-glutamine methyltransferase, which produces MVSQVGTVPVPAPPADGPDALLITASELLAWRRRLLALGGEAAALDWLLDLGGGLRWSQLQALWCHPEAEVRLQRSLEGLEALWRRHLDSHEPLQYLVGRCPWRDLELPVAPGVLIPRQETELLVDLALSLWPSDRPVGRWADLGTGSGCLAIALARSLPASRGFAVEASTEALAQAGANLGRWELQERVSLLAGDWWQPLAPCWGALDLVVSNPPYIPSATLLELEPVVRQHEPRLALDGGPDGLAAIRSIVAGSLKGLAPSGLLLLEHHHDQSEAVGELLLAAGLERLAVHADLEGRARFASGWRPGG; this is translated from the coding sequence ATGGTTTCCCAGGTCGGCACCGTCCCCGTCCCTGCGCCCCCGGCGGATGGCCCTGACGCCCTGCTGATCACGGCGTCGGAGCTGCTGGCATGGCGCCGCCGCCTGCTGGCCCTCGGCGGCGAGGCGGCCGCCCTCGATTGGCTGCTGGATCTGGGCGGTGGTCTGCGTTGGAGCCAGTTGCAGGCGCTCTGGTGCCACCCGGAGGCCGAGGTCCGGCTCCAGCGCTCGCTCGAGGGGCTGGAAGCCCTCTGGCGCCGCCACCTCGACAGCCACGAGCCCCTGCAGTACCTGGTGGGCCGCTGCCCCTGGCGCGACCTGGAGCTGCCCGTGGCGCCTGGGGTGCTGATCCCCCGGCAGGAAACGGAGCTGCTGGTGGATCTGGCCCTGTCCCTGTGGCCATCAGATCGCCCTGTAGGCCGCTGGGCCGACCTGGGCACCGGCTCCGGTTGCCTGGCCATCGCCCTGGCCCGCAGCCTGCCCGCCAGTCGTGGCTTCGCCGTGGAGGCCAGCACCGAGGCCCTCGCCCAGGCCGGCGCCAACCTGGGCCGCTGGGAGCTGCAGGAGCGCGTCTCCCTGCTGGCGGGTGACTGGTGGCAGCCGCTGGCGCCCTGCTGGGGCGCGCTGGATCTGGTGGTGAGCAACCCCCCCTACATCCCCAGTGCCACCCTCCTGGAGCTGGAGCCGGTGGTGCGGCAGCACGAACCCCGCCTGGCCCTCGATGGCGGCCCCGACGGCCTGGCGGCCATCCGTTCGATCGTGGCCGGAAGCTTGAAGGGCCTGGCCCCCAGCGGACTGCTGCTGCTGGAGCACCACCACGACCAGAGCGAGGCGGTCGGCGAGCTGCTGCTTGCCGCCGGCCTGGAACGGCTTGCGGTGCATGCCGACCTGGAGGGCCGGGCACGCTTCGCCAGTGGCTGGAGGCCCGGCGGCTGA
- a CDS encoding L-threonylcarbamoyladenylate synthase, which produces MNAAAPLARCLAKGEAVLFPTDTLPALAARPEAAALLWQLKQRPADKPLILMGADLAQLIEALGVPWQQPWIEQARRSWPGAVTLVLPIAGALTHHLHPGGTSLGLRVPACEPARELLRLSGPLATTSANRSGEPPATTAAEAAHQFPALSLLEPLPWPAGSGQASTVLAWRGPEQASGSGSEWTVLRPGAAAASAAGGP; this is translated from the coding sequence ATGAACGCTGCTGCGCCACTGGCCAGGTGCCTGGCGAAGGGGGAGGCGGTCCTGTTCCCAACCGACACCCTGCCGGCCCTGGCCGCCCGGCCCGAGGCGGCCGCCCTGCTCTGGCAGCTGAAGCAACGGCCCGCCGACAAGCCGCTGATCCTGATGGGGGCCGACCTGGCCCAGCTGATCGAGGCCCTGGGTGTGCCCTGGCAACAGCCCTGGATCGAGCAGGCCCGGCGGAGCTGGCCGGGGGCCGTCACCCTGGTGCTTCCGATCGCCGGTGCCTTGACCCACCATCTCCACCCCGGCGGCACGAGCCTGGGGCTGCGGGTGCCGGCCTGCGAGCCGGCGCGGGAACTGCTGCGCCTCAGTGGCCCCCTGGCCACCACCAGTGCCAACCGTTCCGGCGAACCCCCGGCCACCACGGCGGCTGAGGCGGCGCATCAGTTCCCCGCCCTGTCCCTGCTCGAGCCCCTGCCCTGGCCGGCCGGATCCGGCCAGGCCAGCACGGTTCTGGCCTGGCGGGGGCCGGAACAGGCATCCGGCAGTGGGAGCGAATGGACCGTGCTCCGGCCCGGGGCCGCAGCGGCATCGGCTGCCGGGGGGCCCTGA
- a CDS encoding acyl-CoA thioesterase, producing MQLSDEAWWCLRRRVLPQHTDHAGVMWHGAYLAWLEEARVEALDRAGLAYSALSARGLELPVVGLRIDYRRALLHGESVELRSRVLPRLGVKLPWHSQFIGPDGAVAAEASVDLVLVDLSGGPSQRRLLRRLPQDLEQALVILRSGPADVRAQP from the coding sequence ATGCAGCTTTCGGATGAGGCCTGGTGGTGCCTGCGGCGGCGCGTGTTGCCCCAGCACACCGACCATGCCGGGGTGATGTGGCACGGGGCCTATCTGGCCTGGCTGGAGGAGGCGCGCGTCGAGGCCCTGGACCGGGCTGGCCTGGCCTACAGCGCCCTCTCCGCCCGGGGGCTGGAGCTGCCGGTGGTGGGGCTGCGCATCGATTACCGCCGGGCCCTGCTCCATGGCGAGAGCGTCGAGCTCCGCAGCCGGGTGCTGCCGCGGCTGGGCGTGAAGCTGCCCTGGCACAGCCAGTTCATCGGCCCGGACGGGGCTGTGGCGGCGGAAGCCAGCGTCGATCTGGTGCTGGTGGATCTCTCCGGTGGGCCCTCGCAGCGGCGCTTGCTGCGGCGGTTGCCCCAGGATCTGGAGCAGGCCCTGGTGATCCTGCGCTCCGGCCCGGCCGACGTCCGCGCTCAGCCATAG
- a CDS encoding DNA-processing protein DprA, which yields MGDLVQGAFPRRGGPAWERQRRLWWLLWSRCPGLGWQRLRALEASCGGLAVAWQAPADELAAVPGLGPGLVAVVERFRHRWGPRPLEAFAPRCRFGRGVLVPGDRGWPAGLRDLQRPPLQLFWRGRGSLWPHLGLRRAVAVVGTRRPSLHGLSMAHAIGAALAEAGWPVLSGLAEGIDGAAHEGCLAAGGAPVAVLGTPLGRAYPHHHAALQGEVARTGLLVSELAEGGTVRAGSFAARNRLLVAMAAAVVVVECPVESGALHSAELSWQLEMPLWVVPADAGRASAMGSNRLLARGATPLLLPADLVGQLGRGPLAPRPPAAAPVPARGLQGAEAEGLLEAVGGGASLEQLSLALDRPMAELMPRLLELELAGLLRAEAGLCWRPS from the coding sequence ATGGGAGATCTGGTGCAGGGGGCCTTCCCGCGCCGCGGGGGCCCGGCCTGGGAGCGGCAACGGCGTCTGTGGTGGCTGCTCTGGAGCCGCTGCCCCGGCCTCGGCTGGCAGCGGCTGCGGGCCCTCGAGGCCAGCTGTGGCGGGCTGGCCGTCGCCTGGCAGGCGCCCGCCGATGAGCTGGCGGCGGTGCCGGGTCTGGGGCCTGGGCTGGTGGCGGTGGTGGAGCGGTTTCGCCATCGCTGGGGCCCCCGGCCCCTGGAGGCCTTCGCGCCACGGTGCCGCTTCGGCCGGGGGGTGCTCGTGCCGGGGGATCGGGGCTGGCCTGCGGGTCTGCGGGATCTGCAGCGGCCCCCCCTGCAGCTGTTCTGGCGGGGGCGGGGCAGCCTGTGGCCCCACCTGGGCCTCCGCCGCGCGGTTGCGGTGGTGGGCACCCGGCGTCCGTCCCTGCATGGCCTCTCGATGGCCCACGCCATCGGCGCCGCCCTGGCCGAGGCGGGCTGGCCGGTGCTGAGCGGGCTGGCCGAAGGCATCGACGGGGCGGCCCACGAGGGATGTCTGGCGGCTGGGGGTGCCCCGGTGGCGGTGCTGGGCACACCCCTGGGCCGCGCCTACCCCCATCACCACGCGGCGCTGCAGGGTGAGGTGGCCCGCACGGGCCTGCTCGTGAGCGAGCTGGCCGAGGGCGGTACGGTCCGGGCCGGCAGCTTCGCCGCCCGCAATCGCCTGCTGGTGGCCATGGCAGCCGCGGTGGTGGTGGTGGAGTGCCCGGTGGAGAGCGGGGCGCTGCATTCGGCCGAACTGTCCTGGCAGCTGGAGATGCCGCTCTGGGTGGTGCCCGCCGATGCGGGCCGCGCCTCGGCCATGGGCAGCAACCGGCTGCTGGCCAGGGGCGCCACCCCCCTGCTTCTCCCGGCCGACCTGGTCGGCCAGCTGGGCAGGGGCCCGCTGGCGCCGCGGCCCCCCGCAGCCGCTCCCGTTCCGGCCAGGGGGCTCCAGGGGGCTGAGGCCGAGGGTCTGCTGGAGGCAGTGGGCGGTGGCGCCAGCCTCGAGCAGCTGAGCCTGGCTCTGGATCGCCCTATGGCCGAGCTGATGCCGCGGCTGCTGGAGCTGGAGCTGGCCGGGCTGCTGCGGGCCGAGGCCGGCCTCTGCTGGCGCCCCAGCTGA